Proteins encoded within one genomic window of Bradyrhizobium sp. AZCC 1719:
- a CDS encoding DUF3617 domain-containing protein, whose protein sequence is MRRLLLVSCSAVGVLALLSASSAIAVELPMRKAGLWEMKVLSTGAPVPEMTMQQCTDETTDKDMSTAFSPMAKEMCSKQDIQKTAAGYVTDSVCGIAGMTIKSHAEITGDFNSAYTVKSTSRSEGGPAGGGRDNTTTIEAKWLGACKSDQKPGDTMMPGGMKMNIKDMEKLKSMMPKK, encoded by the coding sequence ATGAGACGATTGCTTCTTGTGTCTTGCTCGGCCGTTGGTGTGCTTGCTCTGTTGTCGGCGAGCAGCGCTATCGCCGTGGAGCTGCCGATGCGCAAGGCCGGCCTATGGGAGATGAAGGTGCTGAGCACAGGCGCGCCGGTGCCTGAGATGACGATGCAGCAATGCACCGACGAGACCACCGACAAGGACATGAGCACCGCGTTCTCGCCGATGGCCAAGGAGATGTGCTCGAAGCAGGATATCCAGAAGACGGCGGCGGGGTATGTCACCGATTCCGTCTGCGGCATCGCCGGCATGACGATCAAGTCGCATGCCGAGATTACCGGCGACTTCAATTCCGCCTATACCGTGAAATCGACCTCGCGCAGCGAGGGTGGCCCGGCCGGTGGGGGGCGCGACAACACCACGACGATCGAGGCCAAATGGCTTGGCGCCTGCAAGAGCGATCAGAAGCCCGGTGACACCATGATGCCCGGCGGCATGAAAATGAACATCAAGGACATGGAAAAGCTGAAGTCCATGATGCCGAAGAAGTAA
- a CDS encoding molybdenum cofactor biosynthesis protein MoaE has protein sequence MSVTATIRIQEADFDAAQEIAALTRGRTDIGAVVTFSGICRGSENGEPIAALTLEHYPGMAEAEIGRHADEALSRWPLQGLTVIHRFGRIAPGENIVLVVTASPHRQAAFEAAEFLMDYLKTNAPFWKREESEKGASWIEARDHDDAAAARWTKS, from the coding sequence ATGTCCGTCACCGCGACCATTCGCATCCAGGAAGCGGATTTCGACGCTGCGCAGGAGATCGCGGCGCTCACCAGAGGCCGCACCGATATCGGCGCCGTCGTCACCTTCAGCGGCATCTGCCGCGGCAGCGAGAACGGCGAGCCGATCGCAGCCCTGACGCTCGAGCATTATCCCGGCATGGCCGAAGCCGAGATCGGGCGCCACGCCGACGAGGCGCTGTCGCGCTGGCCCTTGCAGGGCCTCACCGTCATTCACCGGTTCGGCCGCATCGCGCCGGGCGAGAACATCGTGCTCGTGGTAACCGCCTCGCCGCATCGCCAGGCGGCATTTGAAGCGGCGGAATTTTTGATGGACTACCTGAAGACCAACGCGCCGTTCTGGAAGCGCGAGGAAAGCGAAAAAGGCGCAAGCTGGATCGAAGCGCGCGATCATGACGACGCCGCCGCCGCGCGCTGGACCAAGTCCTGA
- a CDS encoding response regulator transcription factor has product MIVPQGATIAAATTRAPRQLADDAPHLLLVDDDRRIRDLLSRFLTGEGYRVTTASSASDARAKLLGLHFDLLILDVMMPGETGFELARFIRTSSSVPIIMLTARHEAEARIEGLQIGADDYVAKPFEPRELILRIGNILKRSAPPPVEALEQIAFGPYIFHLDRGELRQGEEIVHLTDREREMLRILAASPGETVPRAALTGGGTVNERAVDVQINRLRRKIERDPANPLFLQAARGIGYRLVASP; this is encoded by the coding sequence GTGATCGTGCCGCAAGGAGCAACCATCGCTGCAGCCACCACGCGCGCGCCGCGGCAACTGGCTGATGACGCCCCGCATCTGCTCTTGGTCGACGACGACCGCCGTATCCGCGATCTGTTGTCGCGGTTTCTGACCGGCGAGGGCTACCGCGTCACCACCGCCTCGAGCGCGAGCGATGCGCGCGCAAAACTGCTCGGCCTGCATTTCGACCTTCTGATCCTCGACGTCATGATGCCCGGTGAAACCGGGTTCGAGCTGGCGCGGTTCATTCGCACCTCCTCCTCGGTGCCGATCATCATGCTGACGGCGCGCCACGAGGCGGAGGCGCGGATCGAGGGCCTGCAGATCGGCGCCGACGACTATGTGGCGAAGCCATTCGAGCCGCGCGAGCTGATCTTAAGGATCGGCAATATCCTCAAGCGCTCCGCGCCGCCGCCGGTGGAGGCGCTGGAGCAGATCGCGTTCGGCCCTTACATTTTTCATCTCGATCGTGGCGAACTGCGCCAGGGCGAGGAGATCGTTCACCTGACCGACCGCGAGCGCGAAATGCTCCGCATCCTGGCCGCCAGTCCCGGCGAAACGGTGCCGCGTGCGGCGCTGACCGGCGGCGGCACGGTGAACGAGCGCGCGGTCGACGTGCAGATCAACCGGCTGCGGCGCAAGATCGAGCGCGATCCCGCCAATCCGCTGTTCCTGCAGGCGGCGCGCGGCATCGGCTATCGCCTGGTTGCGTCGCCCTGA
- a CDS encoding 23S rRNA (adenine(2030)-N(6))-methyltransferase RlmJ has protein sequence MNYRHAFHAGGFADVIKHIVLVRMLTYLQEKQAPFRVIDTHAGAGRYDLNAEEARRGGEWLTGIARVMQARFSESALPLVTPYLDIIRAFNAPAKLEAYPGSPLIARALLRPQDRLTACEIEPNARRQLIDALRRDSQARVVDLDGWTALPAFVPPNERRGLVLIDPAFEQKDEFERLAGGFAEAYAKWPTGSYLIWYPVKSRRATDTLARLVAGAAAASRPAGKCLRLEFSVAPHEPGGPLASTGLLIVNPPWTLAGELKTILPELEKPLGQGGAGRFRLETPRP, from the coding sequence ATGAACTACCGACACGCCTTTCACGCCGGCGGCTTTGCCGATGTCATCAAGCACATCGTGTTGGTACGCATGCTGACCTATCTGCAGGAAAAGCAGGCCCCGTTTCGCGTCATCGACACCCATGCCGGCGCCGGGCGCTATGATCTTAACGCTGAGGAGGCGCGCCGCGGCGGCGAATGGCTGACCGGCATTGCGCGGGTAATGCAGGCGCGGTTCTCGGAAAGCGCGCTGCCGCTGGTGACCCCCTATCTCGATATCATCAGGGCATTCAACGCCCCCGCCAAGCTGGAAGCCTATCCCGGATCGCCCCTGATCGCCCGCGCTCTGCTGCGGCCGCAGGACCGCCTCACGGCCTGTGAAATCGAGCCCAATGCCCGCAGGCAACTGATCGATGCACTGCGCCGCGACAGCCAGGCGCGGGTGGTCGACCTCGACGGCTGGACGGCATTGCCGGCCTTCGTGCCTCCCAACGAGCGGCGCGGTCTGGTGCTGATCGACCCCGCGTTCGAGCAAAAGGACGAATTCGAGCGGCTGGCCGGCGGATTCGCCGAAGCCTACGCGAAGTGGCCGACCGGCAGCTATCTGATCTGGTATCCGGTGAAGAGCCGGCGCGCCACCGACACGCTGGCACGGCTCGTCGCAGGCGCTGCCGCGGCCAGCAGGCCGGCCGGGAAATGTCTGCGGCTTGAATTCAGCGTTGCGCCGCATGAGCCGGGCGGCCCCCTCGCCTCCACCGGCCTCCTGATCGTCAATCCGCCGTGGACGCTGGCCGGTGAGTTGAAGACAATTCTACCCGAGCTCGAAAAGCCGCTCGGCCAGGGCGGGGCCGGCCGGTTCAGACTGGAGACGCCCAGGCCGTGA
- the moaD gene encoding molybdopterin converting factor subunit 1: protein MRVKYFAWVRERVGVAEETVEPPADVRTVSDLIGWLSSRGETYAHAFEKPKVIRAAIDQAHVKPDAVISGAREIAFFPPMTGG from the coding sequence ATGAGGGTCAAGTATTTCGCCTGGGTGCGTGAGCGGGTCGGCGTCGCGGAAGAAACCGTCGAGCCGCCGGCCGACGTGCGTACCGTGAGCGATCTGATCGGCTGGCTTTCCAGCCGTGGCGAGACGTACGCCCATGCCTTCGAGAAGCCGAAGGTGATCCGCGCCGCGATCGACCAGGCCCATGTCAAGCCGGATGCCGTGATATCAGGCGCACGCGAGATTGCGTTCTTCCCGCCGATGACCGGCGGCTGA
- the prmB gene encoding 50S ribosomal protein L3 N(5)-glutamine methyltransferase has translation MARRTKPAAKRGQTTPKLPKVGAGELLTLLDFARYAVSRFVEAKLVFAHGTTDPLAEAAFLVCEALHLHPEQFETFATARVTAAEGKNILDLIARRVTTRKPAAYLVNKIYMRGLPFYVDERTIVPRSFIGELLDQHFGRDGDDEAGSLISDPDTVESVLDLCTGSGCLAILASRNFPNAAIDAVDISKDALEVAARNVGDYGLQDRLTLYRGDLFKPLGDRRYDLIISNPPYVDAEGMAGLPRECRAEPKLAFDGGFDGLDIVRRILDEAAAHLTPQGGLLCEIGRCRPQLEAAYPQLPLLWLDTEDSEGEVFWIAATDL, from the coding sequence ATGGCCAGGCGCACCAAGCCGGCGGCGAAGCGCGGCCAGACCACACCAAAACTTCCCAAGGTCGGCGCGGGAGAACTGCTGACGCTGCTCGATTTCGCCCGCTATGCCGTCAGCCGCTTCGTCGAGGCCAAACTGGTGTTTGCGCACGGCACCACCGATCCGCTCGCCGAAGCCGCATTCCTGGTCTGCGAAGCGCTGCACCTGCACCCCGAGCAGTTCGAGACGTTCGCGACCGCGCGCGTCACCGCCGCCGAAGGCAAGAATATCCTCGATCTGATCGCGCGCCGCGTCACCACGCGAAAGCCCGCCGCCTATCTCGTCAACAAAATCTACATGCGCGGCCTGCCCTTTTACGTCGACGAGCGCACCATCGTGCCGCGCTCCTTTATCGGCGAATTGCTGGACCAGCACTTCGGCCGCGACGGCGATGACGAGGCGGGCTCGCTGATCTCGGATCCTGACACGGTGGAAAGCGTGCTCGATCTTTGCACCGGCTCGGGCTGTCTTGCCATCCTTGCCAGCCGGAATTTTCCGAATGCGGCGATCGACGCCGTGGATATCTCCAAGGATGCGCTCGAAGTCGCCGCGCGCAATGTCGGCGACTACGGGCTTCAGGACAGGCTCACGCTGTACCGCGGCGATCTGTTCAAGCCGCTGGGGGATAGACGCTACGATCTCATCATTTCCAATCCGCCCTATGTCGATGCGGAAGGCATGGCCGGCCTGCCGCGCGAATGCCGTGCCGAACCGAAACTCGCCTTCGATGGCGGCTTCGACGGGCTCGACATTGTCAGGCGCATCCTCGACGAGGCGGCCGCGCACCTGACGCCGCAGGGCGGGCTATTATGCGAGATCGGCCGCTGCCGCCCGCAACTGGAAGCCGCCTATCCGCAACTGCCGCTGCTCTGGCTCGACACCGAGGATTCCGAGGGCGAAGTATTCTGGATCGCGGCGACCGATCTCTGA
- the uvrC gene encoding excinuclease ABC subunit UvrC yields MDHDSTDHPKPPSKARRGSQPDLPPPDLTAADVDPATSAAEEDDEARLPEAPEEPAEAIAEGPLAVGHAAIENAVRLAPTSPGVYRMLNTASDVLYVGKAKNVRKRLASYARLNAPLPARILRMIAATVTVEIVSTTTETEALLLEANLIKQLRPRFNVQLRDDKSFPYILITGDHWAPQILKHRGAQTRPGRYFGPFASAGAVNRTITALQRAFLIRSCTDGFFESRTRPCLLYQIRRCSGPCTREIDFPGYGELVREATDFLSGRSHAVKELLAAEMEKASNELEFETAALYRDRLAALSAIQSQQGINPRTVEEADVFAIHQEGGYSCVEVFFFRTGQNWGNRAYFPRAEKSFTPQEVLASFLAQFYDDKPPPKLILLSHEIEECALLADALCVKAGYKVEISVPKRGEKKELVTHALTNAREALGRKLADTATQSRLLEAMAATLGLPQVPKRIEVYDNSHIQGTNAVGAMIVAGPDGFIKNQYRKFNIKSEGLTPGDDYAMMREVLERRFKRLLKPPEGDAAKAKADDDSFPQWPDLVIIDGGRGQLNAVREIFEGLGLTQVSLMAVAKGPDRDAGRETLFMPDREAIKLEPRDPVLYFIQRLRDEAHRFVIGSHRKLRKKDIREAGLQEIPGIGPSRKRALLHHFGTLKEIERASIADLGKVPGVSAESARKIFEFFHAQAG; encoded by the coding sequence ATGGATCACGATTCTACCGACCATCCGAAGCCTCCGAGCAAGGCGCGGCGGGGTTCCCAGCCGGATTTGCCGCCGCCGGACCTGACCGCCGCCGATGTCGATCCCGCAACTTCCGCTGCCGAGGAGGACGACGAGGCTCGCTTGCCGGAAGCGCCAGAGGAACCTGCTGAGGCGATTGCCGAAGGCCCGCTGGCGGTCGGCCACGCAGCCATCGAAAATGCGGTGCGGCTGGCGCCGACCTCTCCCGGCGTCTACCGCATGCTCAACACCGCCAGCGACGTGCTCTACGTCGGCAAGGCGAAAAACGTTCGCAAGCGGCTTGCCTCCTACGCCCGCCTCAACGCACCCTTGCCGGCGCGGATCCTGCGGATGATCGCGGCGACCGTCACGGTCGAGATCGTTTCCACCACGACCGAGACCGAAGCGCTGTTGCTGGAAGCCAACCTGATCAAGCAGTTGCGGCCGCGCTTCAACGTGCAGCTACGCGACGACAAATCGTTTCCTTATATCCTGATCACCGGCGACCATTGGGCGCCGCAGATCCTCAAGCATCGCGGCGCGCAAACCAGGCCCGGACGGTATTTCGGGCCGTTCGCATCCGCCGGCGCCGTCAACCGCACCATCACGGCGCTGCAGCGCGCGTTCCTGATCCGCTCCTGCACCGACGGCTTTTTCGAAAGCCGCACGCGGCCGTGCCTGCTGTACCAGATCCGCCGCTGCTCGGGGCCCTGCACGCGCGAGATCGACTTCCCCGGTTATGGCGAGCTGGTGCGCGAGGCGACCGATTTCCTGTCCGGCCGCAGCCATGCGGTGAAGGAGCTGCTCGCGGCCGAGATGGAGAAGGCGTCGAACGAGCTCGAATTCGAGACCGCGGCGCTTTATCGCGATCGTCTCGCCGCGCTGTCGGCGATCCAGTCGCAGCAGGGCATCAATCCGCGTACCGTGGAAGAGGCCGACGTGTTCGCCATCCATCAGGAAGGCGGCTATTCCTGCGTCGAAGTGTTCTTCTTCCGTACCGGCCAGAACTGGGGCAACCGCGCCTACTTCCCGCGCGCGGAGAAGTCGTTCACGCCGCAGGAAGTCTTGGCCTCGTTCCTCGCGCAATTCTACGACGACAAGCCGCCGCCGAAACTCATCCTGCTGTCGCATGAGATCGAGGAGTGCGCGCTGCTGGCCGACGCCCTGTGCGTCAAGGCTGGCTACAAGGTCGAAATCTCAGTGCCGAAGCGCGGCGAGAAAAAGGAACTGGTCACGCATGCGCTGACCAATGCGCGCGAGGCGCTCGGTCGCAAGCTCGCCGATACCGCGACGCAGAGCCGGCTCTTGGAAGCGATGGCGGCCACGCTCGGGCTGCCGCAGGTGCCGAAGCGCATCGAGGTCTACGACAACAGTCACATCCAGGGCACTAATGCGGTCGGCGCAATGATCGTGGCGGGACCGGATGGCTTTATCAAAAACCAGTATCGCAAGTTCAACATCAAGTCCGAGGGACTGACGCCGGGTGACGACTATGCGATGATGCGCGAAGTGCTGGAACGGCGCTTCAAGCGGCTGTTGAAGCCGCCGGAGGGCGATGCAGCCAAGGCCAAGGCCGACGATGACTCGTTCCCGCAATGGCCCGACCTCGTCATCATCGATGGCGGCCGTGGCCAGCTCAACGCCGTCAGGGAGATTTTCGAAGGTCTGGGACTGACCCAGGTCTCCCTGATGGCCGTGGCAAAAGGCCCGGACCGCGATGCCGGGCGCGAGACCCTGTTCATGCCGGATCGCGAAGCCATCAAGCTCGAACCACGCGATCCCGTGCTGTATTTCATCCAGCGGCTGCGCGACGAGGCACATCGTTTCGTGATCGGCTCGCACCGCAAACTCCGGAAAAAGGACATCCGGGAAGCGGGCTTGCAGGAAATCCCGGGCATCGGCCCGTCACGCAAACGTGCCTTGCTGCATCACTTCGGAACACTGAAGGAGATCGAGCGGGCCTCGATCGCGGACCTCGGCAAGGTTCCAGGCGTTAGCGCCGAGAGCGCCCGCAAGATCTTTGAGTTTTTCCATGCACAGGCGGGTTAA
- a CDS encoding cold-shock protein codes for MAMTGTVKFFNGERGYGFIKPDDGGRDVFVHITAVERAGLKDLTEGQRITFEVEPDKKGKGPKAVNLVISS; via the coding sequence ATGGCCATGACTGGAACAGTCAAGTTCTTCAATGGAGAACGCGGCTACGGCTTCATCAAGCCCGATGACGGCGGCCGCGATGTGTTCGTGCACATCACCGCTGTCGAGCGGGCCGGATTGAAGGATTTGACTGAAGGGCAGCGCATTACGTTCGAGGTCGAACCGGACAAGAAGGGCAAAGGCCCCAAGGCGGTCAACCTGGTGATTTCATCGTGA
- a CDS encoding ATP-binding protein, whose product MSTLDTGLTFIRNASQRVSRANGWMGNAFKSWMPTGLYARALLIMIVPMVILQTVVAFVFMERHWNTVTRRLSAAVVQDIASLIDIYKAFPQDKDRAQLRRIGQRLQLVVDFLPVDDMPQPGPKPFFSLLDQTLSSQIGRQIRRPFWIDTVGKSNLVEIRIQLDDAVMRVFAQRSAAYASNSEIFIFWMLGTSSILLIVAVLFLRNQIRPILRLADAAESFGKGREVPNFRPRGAREVRQAAQAFLEMKARVERSIDQRTAMLAGVSHDLRTILTRFKLELALIGDSPEVDGMRKDVDEMAGMLEAYLAFARGDSGEIAQPTDMAMALEELRSDAERHGHTATVTFHGLPVVTVKPASFKRCIANLVSNAARHANTVAITGHRDHRYLTVTVDDDGPGIPVNMREEVFKPFLRLDDARNQDEGGTGLGLAIARDIARSHGGDITLGDSPMGGLRAAVRVPV is encoded by the coding sequence ATGAGCACGCTCGACACCGGCCTGACGTTCATCCGCAACGCGTCGCAACGCGTCTCCAGGGCCAATGGCTGGATGGGCAATGCGTTCAAGAGCTGGATGCCGACCGGCCTCTACGCCCGCGCGCTCCTGATCATGATCGTTCCGATGGTGATCCTGCAAACGGTCGTGGCGTTCGTGTTCATGGAGCGGCACTGGAACACGGTGACGCGGCGCCTGTCGGCAGCCGTCGTGCAGGACATCGCCAGCCTGATCGACATCTACAAGGCATTTCCGCAGGACAAGGACCGTGCGCAGCTCCGCCGCATCGGACAGCGGCTGCAATTGGTCGTCGATTTCCTGCCTGTCGACGACATGCCGCAGCCGGGGCCAAAGCCGTTCTTCTCGCTGCTCGACCAGACCCTATCGTCGCAGATCGGCCGCCAGATTCGCCGCCCGTTCTGGATCGATACCGTCGGCAAGTCCAATCTGGTTGAAATCCGCATCCAGCTCGACGATGCCGTGATGCGGGTGTTCGCGCAGCGCAGCGCCGCCTATGCCTCCAATTCGGAGATTTTTATCTTCTGGATGCTCGGCACATCCTCGATCCTGCTGATCGTCGCGGTGTTGTTCCTGCGCAACCAGATCAGGCCGATCCTGCGGCTGGCGGACGCCGCCGAAAGTTTCGGCAAGGGCCGCGAGGTGCCGAATTTCCGTCCGCGCGGCGCGCGGGAGGTGCGGCAAGCGGCACAGGCATTCCTGGAGATGAAGGCCCGCGTCGAACGCTCGATCGATCAGCGCACCGCGATGCTGGCCGGCGTCAGCCACGATTTGCGCACCATCCTGACCCGCTTCAAGCTCGAACTGGCGCTGATCGGCGACAGTCCCGAAGTCGACGGCATGCGCAAGGACGTCGACGAGATGGCCGGCATGCTGGAGGCCTATCTCGCCTTCGCGCGCGGCGACAGCGGCGAGATCGCGCAGCCGACCGACATGGCGATGGCGCTGGAGGAGTTGCGCAGCGACGCCGAACGCCACGGCCATACCGCAACCGTGACGTTCCACGGCCTGCCGGTGGTGACGGTGAAGCCGGCCTCGTTCAAGCGCTGCATCGCCAACCTGGTTTCCAATGCGGCGCGACACGCCAACACGGTCGCCATCACCGGCCACCGCGATCACCGCTATCTGACGGTGACGGTCGACGACGACGGGCCGGGCATTCCGGTCAACATGCGCGAGGAAGTGTTCAAGCCGTTCCTGCGGCTCGACGACGCCCGTAACCAGGACGAAGGCGGCACGGGCCTCGGCCTCGCCATTGCCCGCGACATCGCCCGCTCGCACGGCGGCGACATCACGCTCGGCGACAGCCCGATGGGCGGATTGCGGGCGGCGGTAAGGGTGCCGGTGTAG
- a CDS encoding ribonuclease T2: MHRSIIISRLLISLALVVVLAGTASAQDRRQNAPGEFDFYVLALSWSPSFCEAAAERGNSGRSQAQCSRPYSFVVHGLWPQYERGFPEYCQRPSPRLDRNIMTSMLDLMPAPGLIFNEWDKHGTCSGLGARAYFETTRKARAAVKIPEEFLQLSEQKTIAPGDLEEAFIKINPGLSSSAISVTCSSRRLSEVRICLNKDMQFRACDEIDRRACRRDEVVMPPVRGG; this comes from the coding sequence ATGCACCGGTCCATCATTATTTCGCGGCTTCTGATTTCGCTGGCTCTTGTTGTCGTCTTGGCCGGGACGGCGTCCGCACAGGACCGCCGGCAGAACGCGCCGGGCGAATTCGATTTTTATGTCCTGGCTCTTTCCTGGTCGCCCTCCTTCTGCGAGGCGGCGGCTGAGCGTGGCAATAGCGGGCGCTCACAGGCCCAGTGCAGCCGCCCCTATTCCTTCGTGGTTCACGGCCTGTGGCCGCAATATGAGCGCGGCTTTCCCGAATATTGCCAGCGGCCCTCGCCGCGGCTCGATCGCAACATCATGACCTCGATGCTGGACCTGATGCCGGCGCCCGGCCTGATCTTCAACGAGTGGGACAAACACGGCACCTGTTCGGGCCTTGGCGCGCGAGCCTATTTCGAGACCACCCGGAAAGCGCGCGCGGCGGTAAAGATTCCCGAGGAATTCCTGCAATTGTCGGAGCAGAAGACCATCGCCCCCGGCGATCTCGAAGAGGCCTTCATCAAGATCAACCCGGGCTTGAGCAGTTCGGCGATTTCGGTGACCTGCTCGAGCCGGCGCCTGAGCGAGGTGCGGATCTGCCTGAACAAGGACATGCAATTCCGCGCCTGCGACGAGATCGACCGCCGCGCCTGCCGGCGTGACGAGGTGGTGATGCCGCCGGTACGGGGCGGCTGA
- the pgsA gene encoding CDP-diacylglycerol--glycerol-3-phosphate 3-phosphatidyltransferase, protein MNIATTKGQAKTLSLPNILTYARIAAIPVVVGCVFAQSIQDGPLWLRWVALAVFLAAAVTDYLDGYYARIWDQQSAFGRMLDPIADKLLVASCLLMLAADSSIHGWTLWAAIVILCREILVSGLREYLAALRVSVPVTKLAKWKTTIQLVAIGFLIAGEAGEQLLPATTLIGIILLWMSAIFTIYTGWDYFRAGIHHLIKEDEG, encoded by the coding sequence ATGAACATCGCGACAACCAAGGGACAGGCCAAGACCCTGTCCCTGCCGAATATTCTAACCTACGCCCGTATTGCCGCCATTCCGGTGGTGGTCGGCTGCGTTTTCGCCCAATCCATCCAGGACGGCCCGCTCTGGCTGCGCTGGGTAGCGCTGGCGGTCTTCCTCGCCGCCGCCGTGACGGATTACCTCGATGGCTACTATGCGCGAATTTGGGACCAGCAATCCGCCTTTGGCCGGATGCTCGACCCGATCGCCGACAAGCTCCTGGTAGCGTCCTGCCTCTTGATGCTGGCAGCCGATAGCAGCATCCATGGCTGGACCCTGTGGGCCGCCATCGTGATCCTGTGCCGCGAGATCCTGGTCTCGGGCTTGAGGGAATATCTCGCGGCATTGCGGGTCAGCGTACCCGTGACCAAGCTGGCCAAATGGAAGACCACGATCCAACTGGTCGCAATCGGTTTCCTGATCGCGGGCGAGGCGGGCGAGCAGCTCCTGCCTGCGACCACCCTGATCGGGATCATCCTGTTGTGGATGTCGGCGATCTTCACGATCTACACCGGCTGGGACTATTTCCGCGCCGGGATCCATCACCTCATCAAGGAGGATGAGGGATGA
- a CDS encoding MarR family winged helix-turn-helix transcriptional regulator has protein sequence MTDINFSKGSVASDSQEAASPAPRAGEFRWDIIELLFFAYRDFVGDADHELEAFGFGRAHHRVMHFVYRYPGLKVADLLDVLRITKQSLGRVLKQLLDEGYIIQKTGNNDRRQRLLYATPKGEALVAKLAGLQTDRITRALRDINPEGVAAISEFLRAMIDRDDPDKVLEAIFGIGSKKPRE, from the coding sequence ATGACTGACATAAATTTCTCAAAGGGCTCCGTAGCCTCCGATTCGCAGGAGGCCGCCAGCCCTGCCCCGCGGGCTGGCGAATTTCGCTGGGACATTATCGAGCTGCTGTTTTTCGCCTATCGCGACTTCGTCGGCGACGCCGACCATGAGCTCGAGGCTTTCGGGTTCGGCCGCGCCCATCACCGCGTGATGCATTTCGTCTACCGCTACCCCGGCCTCAAGGTCGCCGACCTCCTGGACGTGTTGCGGATCACCAAGCAGTCGCTTGGCCGGGTGCTCAAGCAGTTGCTCGACGAAGGCTACATCATCCAGAAGACCGGCAATAACGACCGCCGGCAGCGCCTTCTTTACGCCACCCCGAAGGGCGAAGCGTTGGTGGCAAAGCTCGCAGGGCTGCAGACCGATCGCATCACCCGCGCGCTCCGGGACATCAATCCCGAAGGCGTCGCTGCGATCAGCGAGTTCCTGCGCGCGATGATCGATCGCGACGACCCCGACAAGGTGTTGGAGGCGATCTTCGGGATCGGCAGCAAGAAGCCAAGGGAGTGA
- a CDS encoding outer membrane protein, whose protein sequence is MSRVVSGALALIAAGWTMSAQAADLYGSRAPNTVNQSLLRPDSWAGPYLGANIGYAWGSVANNPAKPSGFVGGVQAGYNWQNGGPWVFGLEGDIQATGAEETFAPWKFSNPWFGTVRGRAGYAFNNVLFFGTGGLAFGELRATTFGLTESHTNVGWTLGAGAEVGLAPNWSAKIEYLYVDLANSNFVITGASNGYRFGLIRAGVNWRF, encoded by the coding sequence ATGAGCAGGGTTGTATCGGGCGCACTGGCGCTGATCGCTGCCGGCTGGACCATGTCGGCACAGGCAGCAGACCTCTACGGATCGCGCGCGCCCAATACCGTCAACCAGTCGCTGCTCCGTCCCGATAGCTGGGCCGGTCCCTACCTTGGCGCCAACATCGGCTATGCTTGGGGTTCGGTCGCAAACAATCCGGCCAAGCCGTCCGGTTTCGTCGGCGGTGTCCAGGCCGGCTATAATTGGCAGAACGGCGGACCGTGGGTGTTCGGTCTCGAAGGCGACATCCAGGCGACCGGCGCCGAAGAAACCTTCGCCCCATGGAAGTTTTCCAATCCCTGGTTCGGCACAGTTCGCGGCCGCGCCGGCTACGCGTTCAACAACGTCTTGTTCTTCGGTACCGGCGGTCTCGCCTTCGGCGAGCTGCGCGCTACCACCTTTGGCCTGACGGAATCTCATACCAATGTGGGCTGGACACTCGGCGCCGGCGCCGAGGTAGGCCTTGCGCCGAACTGGAGCGCCAAGATCGAATATCTCTATGTCGATCTGGCCAACAGCAACTTCGTTATTACGGGCGCGTCGAACGGTTACCGGTTCGGCCTGATACGTGCCGGCGTGAACTGGCGCTTCTAA